TAAATTATTTTATGTAAAGCATAGGTTCCCTAAAAAGAGTAGGCAACATTCCAAGAAAATCCCATGTTAAATTTGGCAGAACTCTTGCCAAATCCCGGAACGATCATTGGTTTGATTTCTTCCTGCGTAGTGGAGAAGATAAGGTATTTGGGCTGTGCATTTACTTCTATATAAAATGGAGATTCAAAGAGTTGCACTCGGCCTCCAATACTGGCTTCAATCCAGTATGAACTTTGTGTAGACTCCGGAAATGCCTGAGAAACTTCACTGTCTCCAAAACCACGAATGGGCACCGATTTATATTCCTGAGAATAAAAAGAACCCGCGGCTTTGCCGCCCACGTAAAATCCATTCTTGGGATTCTGTTTGTCGAAAGCCAACATATAAAGTCCTCCTAATCTTACGAAAGGACCATTTGCTGAAACATCATAACCATTTTTTTGGTAGATATTTTTTTCAAAACCGGCATCTGCAACCGCATACCAATTGTTTTTAATATTGGAATAAATAAAACCCTGAAACAGTTTACGATCAGAAAATGCAGCGGCTCCGGCATTCAAAACATCCAGACCCACCATAAAATTTGGTTCATACGTCCATTTTTTCTGAAGTGAATCCTGATCCTTTTGTGCAAAAGCAATTACGAACAGAAAACTAAAAAAGAAGGAAAAGATGCGTTTTGCTTTCATCGATGATCTGGGTTTGATTTTGTTCTAAAGCTTTTACAGCATTGGGCACAACCAATTCTGAGTTTACATTTTCATAGAGTCTTTTAATTCCGCAAGCGGGAGAAACATATTCTGATTTGGTGGTATAATTAACTGTTATTTCTGAATTAACCTCGTCCCGCGACAATCCGACATAGACTTTAGTAAAGGGAGTGTCATCAACGCGCAACGGAATTAAAACAGAATCCGTTTTTACCACGCTGCCAAAAACCGGAATTGGTCCCTGACCATAATCTATTTTTATAAAAAGAGAATCCAATGTCTTCATCTTACCTGTTGCCTGCGTTTTAAATTTAATCTTCATGCGAGGCGAAGCTTCACCACCAATGCAGATGTCGTCATCACTTCCACAGGAAAAAAGAGAAAGTAGAAAGAGGGAAACAAAAAGTGTTTTCAAAAACTTCATCAATTAAATTTAAAGGAATTAAATCTTTACCAAAAGTGCAATATTTTCAACATGATGCGTCTGCGGAAACATGTCAACCGGCAAGATTTTAACCAATTTATACTGCTCTTTCATCAAAGCCAGATCTCGCGCCTGTGTTGCCGAATTACAACTCACATACACGATTTTTTCCGGAGCAATCTTCAAAATCTGCTCTACCACTTTTTGATGCATTCCGTCTCTCGGCGGATCGGTAATCAAGACATCAGCTTTTGGATGCTGGGCGATAAATTCATCATTAAAGATTTCTTTCATATCACCACAATAAAAAGTACAGTTGTCAAGACCATTTAATTCTGCATGCTCTTTTGCCGCATTGATCGATTCCTGAACAGACTCAATTCCGATGACCTGTTTTGCTTTCCGCGCAACATATTGTGCAATTGTTCCGGTACCCGTATAAAGATCATATACAACCTCATCCCCTTTTAGATCGGCAAATTCTAAGGTCTTAGCGTATAAATTTAAAGCTTGTTTATAATTGGTTTGGAAAAAAGATTTCGGCCCGATTTTAAATTTCAAACCTTCCATTTCTTCCATTAAAAAGCCATCGCCGAAATAAGTCTCTACATTTTGATCATAAATGGAGTCATTTTGTTTTGAATTAATAGCAAACATCAACGTTTTAATTTCCGGGAATTTACTCAATAGGAAATCGAACATTTTCTGCATATTTTCTTTCTCTTTTCGGAAGAGCTGGAAAAGAACCATCCATTCTCCTTTTGAGTTTTGACGAAACATAACTGTTCTTAAAAAACCTGCCTGATTTCGAACATCAAAAAATTCTAAGCCGTTATCAACCGCATAATTTCTAATGGCCAAACGGATTGCATTCGAGGGATCTTCCTGAAGAAAACATTCTTTCAAATCCAAAATCTTGCTCCACATTCCGGGAATATGAAAACCTAAAGCATCTCTGTTACCGTAATTTTCTTCGGCACTGATTTCATATTGGGTTAACCAACGGGCATTGGAGAAAGAAAATTCCATTTTATTACGATAGAAATATTGATCTTCGCTTCCAAGAATCGGTAAGGTTTCGAAATCTTCGATCCCTGCAATTCTTTTAATATGATTAAAAACTTCGTCCTGTTTAAATTCAAGTTGCTTTTCATAGGAAAGGTTCTGCCATTTGCAACCGCCACACACGCCGAAATGAATACATCTCGGCTCTACACGATAAGGAGATTTTTCTACAATCTCGGCGACATCACATTCGAAGTAATTGGATTTCGATTTCTTTACGCGCGCATTCACAACATCGCCGGGAACAGCGCCGGAAACCAAAACTGTTTTTCCTTCCGCTGTTTTACCAACTGCAACTCCTTTAGACCCAGCTGAAACCAGCTTAATATTTTCTAGAACAATATTCTTATTTCTCTTTCTCATAGAATTTAATCTGAAGGCAAAAGTAAGGTTTTAAAATAAAAAAATGGGTAAGTCGCCCGCATTGTATTCTTTTTTAAATTAAAGAAAATAATTTACCAAAAACTAATCACTTCCCTTTAAATAATAATCACGGCCGCGTAAATAGAAAAAGCCGATGAGACCACCGGAAAAAAGAATAGCGACGGTCCAGAGATATTTACCATTGACGTTATTACTAAAAACATCGATGATTAAAATGACCGATGCTGCAAAACTCGATATCAATCCCACATAAACAAGCAAGCTTCCAACTTTTGGTGGAACTCCTAAAGCCGGGACATCAAAAGATATGGTGAAAAAACTAAAAGCAAATCCCACCAGGATAAGCAAATAAACCATATTTAAAGGAAGAAGAAGTTTTTTTCTCATCATTTTAATTTTGATTAAATATAAAAAAAATCCTGCACAATAATGTACAGGACTCATTCTTTCAAATTATATGCTCTTTATTTTGTCGCAGGAGCGGGCTGCAAAGACGGAGCAACTAAGTCATTTTGCAAAGTTACTTCTGGAGCTGCTTCTGGAGCTTTCAAGCCCGTCATTTTATCTAATACCTTAATTAATTCCTCATCTCCTAAATTATAGAAGAATTTACTTGCAATTTTTCCCTCTTTATCTAACACTACAAATGAGGGAAGTTTGAATCCGTAAATTCCTAAATCTTTTGCAATTTGAGAATTCATTCCATTTTCTGCATAAACATTGGTTCCCGGAATATCTTTTAAAAGCGCATTGCTTGTTTTCACAAACTGATCTTTGGTATCATCCAGATTTACAAAAACGAAATCCATTTTTGACTGATAAAATTTCGCAACTTCTTTTAAAACAGGTACAGTAGCTTCTGCAATATAAGGGTTCCAAGACGCGTAAAACAGAACCATTGTTGGTTTCGCTTTGGAAGCTCCCATTTTGAAATCTCCTCCGTCTTGCTTAACCAGCTTCGCGGTAGGAAATGCATCACCAATTTTAGGTCCGGAAATAACAAACTGAATTTGTTTCAGATCTTTTTTTATTTCGGAATCTTTAATTTTTTCATCGATGATTTTGCTCACTTTCGCTGCGTTTTCCGGCGTTGTTGAAGGACTGATATCACCGGTGGTCATAACATAAGCCAATAGATAATCTTTCGCCAATTGCGGCATATCTTTTTTCGTATCTAAGAAATTAGAGAATAAAACGGAAGAAATTTCTGTTCCTCCTTTATTATTCGCGTCATGGAATGTTTGAAATTCCTTGCTTACTTTTCCTAAAAGATAGTTTCTGTAGATCGGCTGATTCTTAAGAAGACGTGTATCATCTTTTCTTAATTTCTCTTCGATATCCGTAAAGTTTTTGGAAACTTTAAAGTTTGGATTTTGACTCGCTTGTGGACGGTTCATTTCATATTGATTCATTAAACCTAAAATACTGGCGTTCAATTCGTCTTTCTTCCACTGGAGCACATCACTGTCCGGCGAAGTTTTAGCAGCAGCTTTATCGATGTTTTTCTCCAGTTCTGAACGGATTTTTTCTGCTTCCTTTAAAAACGCAGGTTCATCTTTACTTACCAATTCACCAACATTGATTTTTGCTGCATAGGTTTGAATTAAATTGGTAGCTTCCTGTAAAAAGTCATTATTTTTCTTGCCGTCACCTGTTACTGTAAATTTCGTAGGGAAATTTGCTGCTTCACCGGAGATATTTATTTTCTGACCACCTTTTAAATAAATCATGGCTTGCTTTCCTGCATAGCTCATAATATACATTCCGTCTTTAGGAGCATCAAAACTCCCGGAGAAATTTCCTTTCGCATCAACACCAATATTGATCAAGGGAAGCGTTGCCACACCTGAAGCTTCAATAAATTCAATTCTTTCTAATGGAGAGCCGCCCGCAAAATTACCGGTAACCTCAACCTTTTTCGAACATGACATTGCAACAAAGGCAATCATTAGCATGAAAAAATACTTACTCATCTTATTGTTTTTCTTTTTTAAAGTCTGTTATATAAAAATTAGGAATCGAACTCTAATTTGCGGCAAAAATAAGGTATTCGTTGAGTTAATTAAAATTAATTGGTCACAATTATGAAAGTTTAACAAAGAAAAAAGCTGCTTTCATCTCTGAAAACAGCTTTTATACATTTTGGCTAAAATTTTAACCTTTATCCAGAGTCGCTGCCATATATTCACGGTTCATTCTGGCGATGACAGAAAGGCTAATTCCTTTCGGACATTCTACCTCACAAGCACCAGTATTTGAGCAGTTACCAAATCCTTCTTCATCCATCGCTTTCACCATATTCAGCACTCTTCGTTCTGCTTCTACTCTACCTTGAGGTAGTAATGCGAACTGAGAAACTTTCGCTCCTACGAACAACATTGCAGAACCATTTTTACAGGTTGCAACACAGGCACCACAACCGATACAGGCAGCAGCATCCATGGCATGATCAGCATCATCTTTTGGAACCGGAATCGCGTTTGCATCCAAGGTATTCCCGGAGGTGTTTACCGAAATAAATCCACCAGCAGCCATAACTCTGTCAAAAGAGCTTCGGTCTACCACTAAATCTTTAATAATTGGAAAAGCCGCACTTCTCCAAGGTTCAATATGAATGGTTTCTCCATCTTTGAACATTCTCATATGCAACTGACAGGTAGTAATTCCCGTATCTGGACCATGAGGGCGCCCGTTAATATAAAGAGAACACATTCCACAAATTCCTTCTCTACAATCATGGTCAAAAGCAATAGGCTCCTTACCTTCATTGTTAAGGTTCTCGTTGAGCATATCCAACATTTCCAAGAATGACGAATCGGTGGAAACATCAGAAATTTTGTAGGTCTCGAACTGTCCTTTTGATTTATTATTTTTCTGTCTCCAAATTTTCAGAGTCAGGCTTAATCCTTTTTTTGCACTCATTTTTTTATATATTTTGGAGATTATTTATAACTTCTTGTTTTAACTTCGATATTTTCATAAATCAATTCCTCCTTATGCATCACTTCTTGATTGATGTCCATGCCTTTATATTCCCAAGCAGCTACGTACTTGAAGTTTTCATCATCTCTTTCTGCTTCACCTTCCGGCGTTGCGTGATCCCATCTAAAATGCCCTCCACAAGATTCTTCTCTTTCGAGCGCATCTTTCGCCATCAACTGTCCTAACTCCAGGAAGTCGGCAACTCTGAAGGCTTTTTCTAATTCCATGTTCATGCCTGTTGCATCACCCGGAACTTTTACGTTTGCCCAGAATTCTTTTCTTACTTCTTCAATCTCCGCAATTGCTTCCCGTAAACCTTCAGGAGTTCTTCCCATCCCAACTTTGTTCCACATAATGTGACCTAATTTCTTATGGAAATAATCTACACTGTGTATTCCTTTATTATTAATGAAGAAGTTTACTTTATCCTGAATTTCTTTTTCAGCAACATCAAATTCTGCAGCGTTTGTCGGAATTGCTCCGGTTCTAATATCTGCAGCCAGATAATCTGCAATGGTGTAAGGAAGTACGAAATAACCGTCGGCTAAACCTTGCATCAATGCTGAAGCTCCCAACCTGTTTGCCCCGTGATCAGAGAAATTAGCTTCCCCAATAACGAAACATCCCGGGATGGTAGATTGTAAATTATAATCAACCCAAACGCCACCCATGGTGTAGTGAACTGCCGGATAAATTTTCATCGGGGTTACATATGGATTGTCAGCTGTAATTTTTTCGTACATCACGAAAAGGTTACCATATTTCTCTTCAATCCAAGCTTTTCCTAAGTCGTAGATCTGCTGCTCGGTTGGGTTATGAATATTTTTCTCGATGGCAGCTTCTTTTCCTTTCTTCTGAATCTCGGTAGAGAAATCAAGATATACACCTTCGTGGGTATCATTATTTTCGATTCCGTAACCCGCATCACATCTTTCTTTTGCTGCTCTGGACGCTACGTCTCTTGGCACCAAGTTTCCAAATGCAGGATATCTTCTTTCCAGATAATAATCACGATTTTCCGGGGCGATATTTTCAGGTTTCAGTTTTCCTTCACGGATTGCAACTGCATCATCTATATTTTTAGGAACCCAAATTCTACCTGAGTTTCTTAAAGATTCTGACATCAGCGTCAGTTTTGACTGTGCCGTCCCATGTACCGGAATACAAGTCGGGTGAATCTGTACGTAACAAGGGTTTGCGAAATACGCTCCTTTTTTATGAATTTTCCAGGCAGCTGAAACGTTTGATCCCATTGCATTCGTTGAAAGGAAATAAACATTTCCGTATCCTCCGGAAGCGATAACAACCGCGTGAGCAGAATGTCTTTCAATTTCGCCGGTCACCAAATTTCTGGCAATAATTCCTCTGGCTTTACCATCGATGATCACCAACTCCATCATTTCATGGCGGTTGTACATTTTTATTCTTCCTTTACCGATTTGTCGGCTCATTGCGGAATAAGCACCTAATAAAAGTTGTTGTCCTGTCTGTCCTTTTGCATAAAAGGTTCTTTTAACCTGTACACCTCCGAAAGAACGGTTATCTAACTGGCCTCCATATTCACGTCCGAAAGGAACTCCCTGTGCAACACACTGGTCAATAATCGACGCAGAAACTTCTGCAAGTCTATATACGTTTGCTTCTCTTGAACGGTAATCCCCACCTTTTATGGTATCGTAGAATAAACGGTATACTGAATCCCCGTCTCCCTGATAATTTTTAGCAGCATTAATTCCCCCTTGTGCAGCAATTGAGTGTGCACGTCTTGGAGAATCCTGATAACAGAATGCTTTTACATTATAACCTTGTTCTGCTAATGTTGCAGCGGCTGAACCTCCTGCCAAACCTGTTCCCACTACGATGATATCAATTTTATCACGGTTGTTTGGGGAAACCAAGTTCATATGATCTTTATGATTTTTCCATTTGTCCGCTAATGGACCTGCCGGAATTTTTGAATCTAATTTGCTCATTTTTAGAGATTTTAAGTTTTAAATTTTAAATTTTAATGTCGTTTAAAAACTTAAAATTTATTGAGTTAAGAAGTGAAAAACTGCGATAAAAATAAAACCTGCCGGAATAAGGATTGAATACCAATTTCCCACCGCTTTAATTACCGGAGTGTATTTAGGATGTCTTGCTCCAACAGACTGGAATGACGATTGAAAACCGTGCGCCAAGTGCAAACCTAATAGAATGAAAGCAACTACATAGAAAATGACTCTTCCGATATTTGCAAATCTAGCGTGCAACTCCGGCCAAAATCTAGCTTCATCAGGTGTATTTCCCTGGATGTATTTAAAATCCATCTCATGCCACCAGAAATCATACATGTGTAATCCTAAAAATGCCAAAACCACCAACCCGGAAATAATCATATTTCTAGACATCCACGTGGAGTTTGCAGAAGAACCGTTCACAGCATATTTAATTGGCCTTGCATTTCTGTTTTTAATTTCCAGAACAAATCCCATAATAAAATGGAAAATAACTGCAAAACCCAGGATCGGTTGCATCAAAAATTGAACTAAGGGATTGTAACCCATAAATTCTGATGCACCATTGTAGGCATCCTGACTAATAACTGAGAGTAAATTCACCGCAAGGTGGATAATTAGGAAAATGAGCAAAAACATCGCAGACAATGCCATTGCGTACTTTCTACCAATAGTAGAACTTGTTAATCCTGCCATAATTAATGTTTAAATTTGAATTCTTACAAAGTTAGAAAATTGCAGAGCGATTACCACGTGAGAAATGTCAGAATATTTTAGTTTGTAATCTTTCTAAATAAGATGGCGATAGAAGCGTTCGGTTTACTGACCAACATTGTAATTTTTGCCGTTAATATCAATGGTTGAAATATTTTCCGGAAGCACTTTCACAACAAATTCTTTTGTTCTGCGCGACGTAAGATAAGGTTCAATAATATATTGCTTCAGTTTTTCCTGATCCGCATTCTGCGAAATATAAAAGGTCACCTTTCCCACTTCTTTCGCGGAAACGATGTTCTCTTTGAAAAACTCATGTACCAAAACTTCTTCAATTTTTGTTGCTCGATAGTTAAGCATTATTCGTAAAGCTATAAAAACGAGCAAAAAGTACAGCACTTTAGAAAAACTTTTAATGCTCATTTTCTTAATCATAAATCGTAAAAAATACAGTACACTAAATAAAAGAACCATTTCCAATAAAGTCATGGGAAGCATTTCATTCATTGCAAAATCTACTTCTCCAAAAAAATGAATCAGCTTTAAAGTACCCTTAACTACAACATTGTATAAATTTTCAATCCATAAAAAATTAAAGGAAAGGCCGATCAAAATTACCATAATTAAAGAAAATACGATAACAATTTCTGCAAAAGGAATGATGACCAGATTTGCTATAACAGAGATGAACGAATATTGATGAAAATAGTAAATAAGCAAAGGTATGGTCGCTAATTGGGCCGACATGCTGATGGAAAAGATATTCACCATAAAATTCTGAAATTTATTTTTAGGTTGTGGCAAATATTTTAAAATAGGCTGATTAAACCAGTAGATTCCAAAAACTGCGACAAAACTCAATTGAAAACCAACTTCAAACAATTGATTTGTATTAGCAGCCAGAATAACAAAACCCGCAATCGCCATAGAATGCAGCAAATCGGTTTTTCTTTGTAAGAGGACAAACATATAATAAGCAGAAATCATGACGCAGCTTCGAACCACAGAATTTCCAAAATCTATAAAAACAGCAAAGGACCAAATAAGGAGTAACGCGAGAACAATTTTGTGTCTTCTAAATTTAGGTGGAAAAAGAAAGTTCAAAACAAGAAGTATGACGCCGAATATGATCGCCATGTGCGTTCCTGAAATCGCTAAAATATGCATCATGCCGGAATTCCGAAAATCTCGTACCGTTGCTTTATCCATTTCAGTTCGATCCGCGAGAATAATCCCTTTCATAAACTCCCGAGAACGTTTATCCAAAGATGTTTGATCTATTTTAGCTAAAATATTAAGACGTTTTTGCCGAATCTTTTCACTGAATGACAGATCGTTTCGTTCTCCAACACTTATAGAATTTGGCAGGTAGCTCTGAAAATAAATTCCTTTTCTGGATAGATATTTTGCATAATCAAACTGAAAATCACGATAGGGCTTTTCGAGTTTGTTTATATAAACTTCGGCTTTATAATAATGATTAAAATCAAGTTCCCTCTCTGATTTTGGATATGACAATACACTTTTAAAGAGTTCCTTATCTTTCCAGCCTATTATTTCATACCTGCGGTTCTTCTCATTAGAATTTAGTTTCTTCGTCATTTTAAAGGTGATATTTTCTTTTCCCTTCAACACTGGAAGTTCAGGTTTTTGGGAATGTAAGAAATGAGAAAAGATTCCGAGGGAAAAGAATAAGACACCCAATAGAATACTTCGAAATTTGAAAACGTAAAAATTTTTAAGAAAGAATAAAGAAAGCAAGAAGAAGCTCCCTATCAAAACAATAAAAACGTAACCCTCAGACCAATAGAAATAATCCTGAGCGAAAATTCCAAGTACAAAACAAACAAGAAGAATAAGTAAAGGTTCTTTATGCAATTTCTTTTTACGTAAAACTATCAACTTTCATTGATAAAATTACGGGTAAAATCACCCTTTAACAATCAAGGCTGCAGCTTCGTCACTCGCACCTTTTCCACCTAATTTTTCCTGAAGTTTTTTAAAGTCCTGTAACATTTTATTTCTTCGCTCGCCTTCTAAAATATCTGAGAGCTCCTGGACCAAACGTTTTGTATTCAGATCTTTCTGAATAAGTTCAGTCACTATTTCCTCATCCATTATCAAATTGACCAGAGAAATATATTTAATGTTTTTTACTACACGTTTCCCAATTTCATAGGATATTGTACTGCTTTTGTAGCATACCACTTCGGGAATATTGAGAAGCGCAGTTTCCAAAGTCGCTGTGCCAGATGTTACCAAAGCCGCTTTTGAACTTCTAAGTAAATCATAGGTTTTATTAGAAACAAAATGTACATTTTCATCCACATATTTCTGATAAAAATCCTTCGGTAAACTTGGAGCGCCGGCAATCACAAACTGATATTCTTTAAAATGCGGACGAACAGAAAGCATTAACTCCAGCATTTTAGTAACTTCCTGTTCACGGGACCCCGGTAAAAGAGCAATAATTTCTTTTTCGTTGAGATGATGTTCTGCTTTAAACTTCGCAATATCCATTTCAGGTAAATCGGCAATAGCATCTAATAAAGGATGTCCTACAAAATGAGCATTCACATTATGCTTTTTATAAAAGTCTTTTTCAAAAGGAAGAATTACCAACATTTCATCCACGAACTTTCTGATTTTCTCTACACGACCTTCCTTCCAGGCCCAAAGTTGTGGGGAAATATAATACATCACTTTAACACCCAAACCTTTTGCAAACTCCGCAATTCTTAGATTAAAGCCTGGATAATCCACCAATATCAAAACATCCGGTTTAAACTTTTGAATATCATCCTTACAGAATTTAATATTTTTCAGAATGGTGGTTAGATTTTTTG
This DNA window, taken from Kaistella carnis, encodes the following:
- a CDS encoding succinate dehydrogenase cytochrome b subunit, which codes for MAGLTSSTIGRKYAMALSAMFLLIFLIIHLAVNLLSVISQDAYNGASEFMGYNPLVQFLMQPILGFAVIFHFIMGFVLEIKNRNARPIKYAVNGSSANSTWMSRNMIISGLVVLAFLGLHMYDFWWHEMDFKYIQGNTPDEARFWPELHARFANIGRVIFYVVAFILLGLHLAHGFQSSFQSVGARHPKYTPVIKAVGNWYSILIPAGFIFIAVFHFLTQ
- a CDS encoding TlpA family protein disulfide reductase, whose translation is MSKYFFMLMIAFVAMSCSKKVEVTGNFAGGSPLERIEFIEASGVATLPLINIGVDAKGNFSGSFDAPKDGMYIMSYAGKQAMIYLKGGQKINISGEAANFPTKFTVTGDGKKNNDFLQEATNLIQTYAAKINVGELVSKDEPAFLKEAEKIRSELEKNIDKAAAKTSPDSDVLQWKKDELNASILGLMNQYEMNRPQASQNPNFKVSKNFTDIEEKLRKDDTRLLKNQPIYRNYLLGKVSKEFQTFHDANNKGGTEISSVLFSNFLDTKKDMPQLAKDYLLAYVMTTGDISPSTTPENAAKVSKIIDEKIKDSEIKKDLKQIQFVISGPKIGDAFPTAKLVKQDGGDFKMGASKAKPTMVLFYASWNPYIAEATVPVLKEVAKFYQSKMDFVFVNLDDTKDQFVKTSNALLKDIPGTNVYAENGMNSQIAKDLGIYGFKLPSFVVLDKEGKIASKFFYNLGDEELIKVLDKMTGLKAPEAAPEVTLQNDLVAPSLQPAPATK
- the lpxB gene encoding lipid-A-disaccharide synthase, with translation MKYYIIAGEASGDLHASNLMKSILKKDSTAEFRFWGGDLMTAVAGFQPVKHYKDLAFMGFLEVAKNLTTILKNIKFCKDDIQKFKPDVLILVDYPGFNLRIAEFAKGLGVKVMYYISPQLWAWKEGRVEKIRKFVDEMLVILPFEKDFYKKHNVNAHFVGHPLLDAIADLPEMDIAKFKAEHHLNEKEIIALLPGSREQEVTKMLELMLSVRPHFKEYQFVIAGAPSLPKDFYQKYVDENVHFVSNKTYDLLRSSKAALVTSGTATLETALLNIPEVVCYKSSTISYEIGKRVVKNIKYISLVNLIMDEEIVTELIQKDLNTKRLVQELSDILEGERRNKMLQDFKKLQEKLGGKGASDEAAALIVKG
- a CDS encoding DUF6452 family protein, which gives rise to MKFLKTLFVSLFLLSLFSCGSDDDICIGGEASPRMKIKFKTQATGKMKTLDSLFIKIDYGQGPIPVFGSVVKTDSVLIPLRVDDTPFTKVYVGLSRDEVNSEITVNYTTKSEYVSPACGIKRLYENVNSELVVPNAVKALEQNQTQIIDESKTHLFLLF
- a CDS encoding succinate dehydrogenase/fumarate reductase iron-sulfur subunit, with amino-acid sequence MSAKKGLSLTLKIWRQKNNKSKGQFETYKISDVSTDSSFLEMLDMLNENLNNEGKEPIAFDHDCREGICGMCSLYINGRPHGPDTGITTCQLHMRMFKDGETIHIEPWRSAAFPIIKDLVVDRSSFDRVMAAGGFISVNTSGNTLDANAIPVPKDDADHAMDAAACIGCGACVATCKNGSAMLFVGAKVSQFALLPQGRVEAERRVLNMVKAMDEEGFGNCSNTGACEVECPKGISLSVIARMNREYMAATLDKG
- a CDS encoding DUF6048 family protein, giving the protein MKAKRIFSFFFSFLFVIAFAQKDQDSLQKKWTYEPNFMVGLDVLNAGAAAFSDRKLFQGFIYSNIKNNWYAVADAGFEKNIYQKNGYDVSANGPFVRLGGLYMLAFDKQNPKNGFYVGGKAAGSFYSQEYKSVPIRGFGDSEVSQAFPESTQSSYWIEASIGGRVQLFESPFYIEVNAQPKYLIFSTTQEEIKPMIVPGFGKSSAKFNMGFSWNVAYSF
- a CDS encoding ComEC/Rec2 family competence protein, translating into MIVLRKKKLHKEPLLILLVCFVLGIFAQDYFYWSEGYVFIVLIGSFFLLSLFFLKNFYVFKFRSILLGVLFFSLGIFSHFLHSQKPELPVLKGKENITFKMTKKLNSNEKNRRYEIIGWKDKELFKSVLSYPKSERELDFNHYYKAEVYINKLEKPYRDFQFDYAKYLSRKGIYFQSYLPNSISVGERNDLSFSEKIRQKRLNILAKIDQTSLDKRSREFMKGIILADRTEMDKATVRDFRNSGMMHILAISGTHMAIIFGVILLVLNFLFPPKFRRHKIVLALLLIWSFAVFIDFGNSVVRSCVMISAYYMFVLLQRKTDLLHSMAIAGFVILAANTNQLFEVGFQLSFVAVFGIYWFNQPILKYLPQPKNKFQNFMVNIFSISMSAQLATIPLLIYYFHQYSFISVIANLVIIPFAEIVIVFSLIMVILIGLSFNFLWIENLYNVVVKGTLKLIHFFGEVDFAMNEMLPMTLLEMVLLFSVLYFLRFMIKKMSIKSFSKVLYFLLVFIALRIMLNYRATKIEEVLVHEFFKENIVSAKEVGKVTFYISQNADQEKLKQYIIEPYLTSRRTKEFVVKVLPENISTIDINGKNYNVGQ
- the rlmD gene encoding 23S rRNA (uracil(1939)-C(5))-methyltransferase RlmD, yielding MRKRNKNIVLENIKLVSAGSKGVAVGKTAEGKTVLVSGAVPGDVVNARVKKSKSNYFECDVAEIVEKSPYRVEPRCIHFGVCGGCKWQNLSYEKQLEFKQDEVFNHIKRIAGIEDFETLPILGSEDQYFYRNKMEFSFSNARWLTQYEISAEENYGNRDALGFHIPGMWSKILDLKECFLQEDPSNAIRLAIRNYAVDNGLEFFDVRNQAGFLRTVMFRQNSKGEWMVLFQLFRKEKENMQKMFDFLLSKFPEIKTLMFAINSKQNDSIYDQNVETYFGDGFLMEEMEGLKFKIGPKSFFQTNYKQALNLYAKTLEFADLKGDEVVYDLYTGTGTIAQYVARKAKQVIGIESVQESINAAKEHAELNGLDNCTFYCGDMKEIFNDEFIAQHPKADVLITDPPRDGMHQKVVEQILKIAPEKIVYVSCNSATQARDLALMKEQYKLVKILPVDMFPQTHHVENIALLVKI
- a CDS encoding fumarate reductase/succinate dehydrogenase flavoprotein subunit, whose translation is MSKLDSKIPAGPLADKWKNHKDHMNLVSPNNRDKIDIIVVGTGLAGGSAAATLAEQGYNVKAFCYQDSPRRAHSIAAQGGINAAKNYQGDGDSVYRLFYDTIKGGDYRSREANVYRLAEVSASIIDQCVAQGVPFGREYGGQLDNRSFGGVQVKRTFYAKGQTGQQLLLGAYSAMSRQIGKGRIKMYNRHEMMELVIIDGKARGIIARNLVTGEIERHSAHAVVIASGGYGNVYFLSTNAMGSNVSAAWKIHKKGAYFANPCYVQIHPTCIPVHGTAQSKLTLMSESLRNSGRIWVPKNIDDAVAIREGKLKPENIAPENRDYYLERRYPAFGNLVPRDVASRAAKERCDAGYGIENNDTHEGVYLDFSTEIQKKGKEAAIEKNIHNPTEQQIYDLGKAWIEEKYGNLFVMYEKITADNPYVTPMKIYPAVHYTMGGVWVDYNLQSTIPGCFVIGEANFSDHGANRLGASALMQGLADGYFVLPYTIADYLAADIRTGAIPTNAAEFDVAEKEIQDKVNFFINNKGIHSVDYFHKKLGHIMWNKVGMGRTPEGLREAIAEIEEVRKEFWANVKVPGDATGMNMELEKAFRVADFLELGQLMAKDALEREESCGGHFRWDHATPEGEAERDDENFKYVAAWEYKGMDINQEVMHKEELIYENIEVKTRSYK